A window of the Nibribacter ruber genome harbors these coding sequences:
- a CDS encoding CheR family methyltransferase → MEREEIEQPIITEDLSRKGASAKSPEESKPVAQHHNTFKVVGLGGSAGSLEGFEQFFHHMPPTSDMAFVVVPHLDPTQKGLMTEIIQRYTTMPVVEITAGLQIQPNHVYVVPSNQETSLEKNVFQLHHPAQPNGQRMPIDFFFESLAMNRREHAVGIIFSGMGSDGALGVKMIMENFGMVMVQDPNTARFDSMPRNAIKTEFVDHVLRVEDMSDKLISYAQMPPIKGKHVEEAHKSTQMLQKIFSLIRNKTGHDFSLYKRNTIFRRIERRMNSHQIVQLSEYVQYLKENPQEVDLLFKELLIGVTKFFRDAEAFSLLQERYLPELLQAKQEGDTVRVWVAGCSTGEEAYSIAMLLQETIDKLNLHLKIQVFATDIDPAAIEKAREACYLENITADVSPDRLKRFFNKMDTYYHVKKELREMVVFAVHNVNRDAPFTKLDMLTCRNLLIYLSAELQKKLFPVFHYSLKPNGLLFLGSSETLSGFPDMFTTLDTKWKISRRTEGNIPLARLVEFPFTFSSFETVKPHPEPPVTVKKESNMNGVIQRVLLQQFAPPTVIINPKGDIFYVHGRTGRFLEPAQGQATLNIFDMAREGLHFELDNLVTRACVLNESVRTEDVQVKTDAGPKYITLTVTPLQEPDALHGMLMVVMEDKPAPKPRKGRKDSPEEASVKDARIQELEKDLLYTKQRLQTVIEEMNSSLEELKSTNEELQSANEELQSTNEEAMTNKEEMQSLNEELMTINLQFQTKAEELTNSNNDMRNLLDSTEVATIFLDNKLNIKNFTPQATKIFNLIRADIGRSITHIVSNLKYQHITEDVQEVLERLRSKEVHLQTVDEKNWYSMRILPYRTLDNFIDGAVVTFTNITSFKTLEASVAATSLYAANIIDVIQQPLLVLEGDLRVECASNAFTDTFQLIPEQLKGQLLYHLGNGQWDIPALRQMMSRVVQDHEDIKNEVIEHEFPVLGYRRMILNSRRVEQTESKPFKILLAMEVFEK, encoded by the coding sequence ATGGAGAGAGAAGAGATAGAACAGCCTATCATTACGGAGGATTTGTCTAGAAAAGGTGCCTCTGCCAAAAGCCCCGAAGAAAGCAAACCGGTAGCCCAACACCACAACACGTTTAAGGTGGTAGGCCTGGGCGGCTCTGCGGGTTCTTTGGAGGGTTTTGAGCAGTTCTTCCACCATATGCCCCCCACCTCAGACATGGCCTTTGTGGTGGTGCCGCACCTAGACCCCACACAAAAGGGCTTGATGACCGAGATCATCCAGCGCTACACCACCATGCCCGTGGTAGAGATTACCGCGGGGCTGCAGATACAGCCCAACCACGTGTACGTGGTGCCTTCCAACCAGGAGACCTCTCTGGAGAAAAACGTCTTTCAACTGCACCACCCGGCCCAGCCCAACGGCCAGCGCATGCCCATTGACTTCTTCTTTGAGAGTCTGGCCATGAACCGGCGGGAGCACGCCGTAGGCATCATCTTCTCTGGCATGGGCTCAGACGGGGCATTGGGCGTGAAAATGATCATGGAGAACTTTGGGATGGTAATGGTGCAGGACCCCAACACCGCCCGCTTTGACAGCATGCCCCGCAACGCCATCAAAACCGAGTTTGTAGACCATGTTCTGCGGGTGGAAGACATGTCTGACAAGCTTATCTCCTACGCCCAGATGCCGCCCATCAAAGGCAAGCACGTGGAGGAGGCGCACAAGTCCACCCAGATGTTGCAGAAGATTTTTTCCCTCATCCGTAACAAGACCGGCCATGACTTCTCTCTGTACAAGCGCAATACCATCTTCAGGCGCATAGAGCGGCGCATGAACAGCCACCAGATTGTACAGCTCTCTGAATATGTGCAATACCTAAAGGAAAACCCCCAGGAGGTGGACCTGCTGTTCAAAGAGTTGCTCATTGGCGTGACCAAGTTTTTCAGAGACGCAGAGGCCTTCTCTCTTCTGCAGGAAAGATACCTGCCAGAACTGCTGCAAGCCAAGCAGGAGGGCGACACGGTGCGGGTGTGGGTGGCTGGTTGCTCTACCGGTGAAGAAGCCTACTCCATTGCCATGTTGTTGCAGGAAACCATAGACAAGCTCAACCTGCATTTAAAGATCCAGGTCTTTGCCACAGACATTGACCCAGCGGCCATTGAAAAGGCCCGTGAAGCCTGCTACCTGGAGAATATAACGGCAGACGTGAGCCCAGATCGTTTAAAGCGGTTCTTCAACAAGATGGACACCTACTACCATGTCAAGAAAGAGCTGCGGGAGATGGTGGTGTTTGCCGTGCACAACGTGAACCGTGATGCCCCCTTCACCAAGCTGGACATGCTCACCTGCCGCAATTTGCTCATTTACCTTTCAGCAGAATTGCAGAAGAAGCTGTTCCCTGTGTTCCATTATTCGTTAAAGCCCAACGGGCTGTTGTTTTTGGGTTCTTCAGAGACCTTGTCTGGTTTCCCAGACATGTTCACCACCCTAGACACCAAATGGAAAATCTCCCGCCGCACAGAGGGCAACATCCCCCTGGCCCGGCTGGTAGAGTTCCCCTTCACCTTCAGCTCCTTTGAAACCGTTAAACCCCACCCAGAACCGCCTGTCACCGTGAAAAAAGAATCTAATATGAACGGTGTCATCCAGCGCGTTCTCTTACAACAATTTGCCCCGCCCACCGTCATCATCAACCCCAAAGGTGATATTTTTTACGTGCACGGGCGCACCGGCAGGTTCTTAGAGCCCGCCCAGGGCCAAGCCACGCTCAACATTTTTGACATGGCCCGCGAAGGCCTCCATTTTGAGCTGGACAACCTGGTGACCAGGGCCTGCGTGCTCAATGAGTCCGTCCGAACAGAAGACGTTCAGGTAAAGACAGACGCCGGGCCTAAATACATCACCTTAACCGTGACCCCGCTCCAGGAGCCAGACGCGCTGCACGGCATGCTCATGGTGGTCATGGAAGATAAGCCCGCTCCCAAGCCCCGCAAAGGCCGCAAAGACAGTCCAGAAGAAGCCTCGGTCAAAGACGCGCGCATACAGGAACTGGAAAAGGATTTGCTCTACACCAAGCAGCGTCTGCAAACGGTCATTGAAGAAATGAACTCCTCGCTGGAAGAGCTCAAGTCTACCAACGAGGAACTGCAGAGCGCCAATGAGGAGCTGCAGAGCACCAATGAAGAGGCCATGACCAACAAAGAAGAGATGCAGTCTCTCAATGAGGAGCTCATGACCATCAACCTGCAGTTCCAGACCAAGGCCGAAGAGCTCACCAACTCCAACAATGACATGCGCAACCTGCTGGACAGCACAGAGGTGGCCACCATCTTCCTGGACAATAAGCTCAACATCAAAAACTTCACGCCGCAGGCTACCAAGATATTCAACCTGATACGGGCAGACATTGGCCGGTCCATCACCCACATTGTCTCCAACCTTAAGTACCAGCACATTACAGAAGACGTGCAGGAGGTGCTGGAGCGTCTGCGCAGCAAAGAAGTGCACCTGCAAACCGTAGATGAGAAGAACTGGTACTCTATGCGCATACTGCCCTACCGCACGCTAGACAATTTCATTGACGGCGCGGTGGTCACCTTCACCAACATCACCAGTTTTAAAACCCTGGAAGCCAGCGTGGCCGCCACCAGCCTGTACGCCGCCAACATCATAGACGTCATTCAGCAGCCGCTGCTGGTGCTGGAGGGAGATCTGCGCGTGGAATGCGCCAGCAACGCCTTCACAGACACGTTCCAGTTGATTCCAGAGCAACTCAAAGGACAGCTGCTGTACCATCTGGGCAATGGCCAATGGGACATTCCCGCGCTCAGACAAATGATGTCCAGGGTAGTGCAAGACCATGAGGACATCAAGAACGAGGTAATAGAACACGAGTTTCCGGTGCTGGGGTACCGAAGAATGATTTTAAACTCCCGCCGGGTAGAACAGACGGAAAGCAAACCGTTCAAGATTCTGCTGGCCATGGAGGTTTTTGAGAAATAA
- a CDS encoding chemotaxis protein CheB produces MKLLHHDVIVIGTSAGGMNVLCNLLSQLPADLPASIFIVQHLARDSNAQILVDRLSKFTKLQCQVAQHEQTIEHGNVYFVPQDNHLLLQKGRMLVTKGPRENLFRPAIDPLFRSAAAAYDSRVIGIVLTGMLQDGTVGMEMIKRSGGITMVQSPAEAEYPDMPQSVLDMMEVDYVVKVAEMGELIKELVHVPASAMKEPPEDITYEAKIAERLMLDSGDIEDTELMGPRSAFSCPDCGGALWEVNTGHVKHFRCHVGHAYTQESFLNANVESLEETLWIAMRMLEERRTMLHAMAEQDRRKGHNNWSESQKERADELKLHISRIRQVLLANANSKNHKQDDQEEERA; encoded by the coding sequence ATGAAATTACTGCACCATGATGTCATTGTCATCGGGACCTCGGCGGGGGGCATGAACGTATTGTGCAACCTGCTGTCTCAGTTACCGGCAGACCTACCCGCGTCCATTTTTATTGTCCAGCACCTGGCCAGGGACTCCAACGCCCAGATTCTGGTAGACCGCCTTAGCAAATTCACCAAGCTGCAGTGCCAGGTAGCCCAACATGAGCAGACCATAGAGCACGGCAATGTGTACTTTGTGCCGCAAGACAACCACCTTCTGTTGCAGAAGGGCAGAATGCTGGTCACCAAAGGCCCCCGGGAGAACCTGTTCAGGCCTGCCATTGACCCTTTGTTCAGGTCTGCCGCCGCGGCCTATGACTCAAGGGTGATTGGCATTGTGCTTACCGGCATGTTACAGGACGGCACCGTGGGCATGGAGATGATCAAGCGCAGCGGCGGCATTACCATGGTGCAGAGTCCTGCAGAGGCAGAATACCCAGACATGCCCCAGAGCGTGCTAGACATGATGGAGGTAGACTACGTGGTGAAGGTGGCTGAGATGGGAGAGCTTATCAAGGAACTGGTCCATGTGCCGGCGTCTGCCATGAAAGAACCGCCCGAAGACATTACCTATGAAGCCAAGATTGCCGAACGCCTCATGCTGGACTCAGGAGACATAGAAGACACAGAGTTGATGGGTCCCCGCTCTGCCTTCTCCTGCCCAGACTGCGGCGGCGCCCTCTGGGAGGTAAACACCGGGCATGTGAAACACTTCCGGTGCCACGTGGGGCATGCCTACACCCAGGAGTCCTTTCTTAATGCCAATGTAGAGTCCCTGGAAGAAACCCTCTGGATTGCCATGCGCATGCTGGAGGAACGCCGCACCATGCTGCACGCCATGGCCGAGCAGGACCGGCGTAAAGGCCACAACAATTGGTCAGAAAGCCAAAAGGAGCGGGCAGATGAACTTAAGCTGCACATTTCCCGCATCCGGCAGGTGCTGCTGGCCAACGCCAACTCCAAAAACCACAAACAAGACGACCAGGAGGAAGAACGCGCCTAG